In Methylobacterium aquaticum, the following are encoded in one genomic region:
- a CDS encoding (2Fe-2S)-binding protein produces MSAVSLTVNGKAVTADIDPRTLLVQYLRETLRLTGTHVGCDTSQCGACVVHLDGEAIKACTVLAVQCDGRSVTTIEGLASGGELHPMQAAFREHHGLQCGYCTPGMIMTAVDLVRRKGNALDEHTIRDELEGNICRCTGYHNIVKAIAAGAENMAAEPQKVAAE; encoded by the coding sequence ATGAGCGCTGTCAGCCTGACGGTGAACGGCAAGGCCGTGACCGCCGACATCGATCCGCGCACCCTGCTGGTGCAGTACCTGCGCGAGACCCTGCGCCTCACCGGCACCCATGTCGGCTGCGACACCAGCCAGTGCGGCGCCTGCGTGGTCCATCTCGACGGCGAGGCGATCAAGGCCTGCACCGTGCTCGCCGTGCAGTGCGACGGCCGCTCGGTCACCACCATCGAGGGCCTGGCGTCGGGCGGCGAGCTGCACCCGATGCAGGCGGCCTTCCGCGAGCATCACGGCCTCCAGTGCGGCTACTGCACCCCCGGCATGATCATGACCGCCGTGGATCTGGTGCGCCGCAAGGGCAACGCGCTGGACGAGCACACCATCCGCGACGAGCTCGAGGGCAACATCTGCCGCTGCACCGGCTACCACAACATCGTCAAGGCGATCGCGGCGGGGGCGGAGAACATGGCGGCCGAGCCGCAGAAGGTCGCGGCGGAGTAG